The Fimbriimonadaceae bacterium nucleotide sequence CGGGTGGCCACGGTGTTCTCGGCTGTCGGCCCGAAGACCAAAGGGGGAACCCCGGTAAGCGTGCCCTTCGACTGATCGAAGAGGAAGCCGAATCGATCCGGCTGGTCATCGCCATGCGTGATCAGGGAATGACGCTTCAAAAGTTCGCGGGAGAACTGAACGCCCAAGGCTTCCGAACCAAGGCCGGGGCCGAGTTCTCCCATGTCCAAGTCTGGCGAGTTCTTAACCGAGAGGCGTTCTATCGCGGCCAAGGTGTCATCACTCGAAGCGTCGAAGGTGGAGCTTCGGGAGCACACTCGGCCATCCTGTTAGCTTCCTCCGACAAGAAAAACCATTGCCCAATCTAGGCCAGCGAGCACTAGGGAGAACAGGGAAAGTACATAGGCTGCACGGAGTTGTGAGGCTTGCGAATAAGAATGGGGCCCTTTTCTAAAGACTTGCCAGATCACGCTGAACGCGATTATTGGCAGTCCTATTAGTGCTACTGGAACCAGTAGAGACAACGGGAATGCCCATGTGGGTATCGATGCTATTCCTAGAAGGATGAACACCGCATATGCAAACAATGGGTTCTGATCGCGGCTCAACACTACCAAAGCGGAGATAAACACGAGCACGGTGGCAACGAGTAACGGCCATCCCCATGACCCGTCGTACCAAGGGCCAAGACCCGTCACATTGAAGCCGAATGGCTCCATGGTGACGATGCTCCTGATCCACGTGCCAGACAGAACTGGTATCCCTAGACCACTTCGGATTATAAAACTGAGAATAGCAAGAACTAGGAATACGCTCGGCCAAAGGAAGTCTCTTGTCCTTGTCACCGCTTGTACTTCCGTTTCTTTGCCTTTCGGTCGCTCGGTAAAGTGGGAGCCCGTCCCCGAAGAACCTGGGAGCCTAGTTCCACCGCCCCGAGAGCGAGGGCGTTCAAGCCTGCCGCCGCGCGCTGTAGGTCAGGGTCGCGGCCATGAACAGGGACATGGCGCGAAACGCACGGGAACGGGAAAGGACAGTCAGCGACATCAGGGAACTCTTCGAATAGCTCCCATTATAGGGCACTTTGCTCGCAAACGTGCGAGTCAGGATGAAACAATGTAATGCTCGTCGGCTATCCTTCTCCATACCGTTTCCCAGTCGGGGCCAACACTTCGTAAACTGTTGTCAACGGTTTCCCCAGAGGTGAACTCCTACCGTTCCTACTCGTCTGCGAACAAGGTCTCCGAGCCAAGGCGAGGGACCGAGTTCACCCTTGTCCAAGTCTTGCGAGTGCTGAACCGAGAGGCGTTCTATCGCGGTCAAGGTGTCATCACGCGAAGCGTCGAAAACGTGGCTGTGGGAGCACACATCGCAATTATTCAGTAGTCATCGTATTTCTACAATGACTACTGAGTCTTTGATCGTCATCGATTTCATTGTAGTCGAATCAACAACGAGAGTTTCCTTAGTGCCTTTTGAGTTCAATAAGATGATCGTTAAGGAACCACCCACATATTCATCACACGTCAGAGTGGTACCCGACCGAGCAACCACGGAGTCACTTTGTCCGCGACTCTCACTGGTTGAGACCGTGAGATTTTCATTGCGGTAGTTCACAACAAAGATCGTCTTTGTGTGCGAACACCCGGAGAGGAAAAGGGCGAATGAACCAATCACCAGAAACCATGCAATGATCTTCAAAGCGATCTCCACAACTGTAAATTGTCAGCTAAGTCGCGCTGGAGTCTCGGCGTCCACCAGTTCGAACGCATAGAATCCCGGCGTGGGTTGTCCCCTCGGTACACCTTTGTCGGTCGCTCGGTAAAGTGGGGAGCCCGTCCCCGAAGAACCTGGGAGCCTAGTTCCACCGCCCCGAGAGCGAGGGCGTTCAAGCCTGCCGCCGCGCGCTGTAGGTCAGGGTCGCGGCCATGCACAGGGACATGGCGCGAAACGCACGGGCACGGGAAAGGACAGTCAGCGACATCAGGGAACTCTTCGAATAGCTCCCATTATAGGGCACTTTGCTCGCAAACGTGCGAGTCAGGATGAAACAATGTCATGCTCGTTGGCTATCCTTCTCCATACCGTTTCCCAGGCGGGGCCAACACTTCGTAAACTGTTGTCAACGGTTTCCCCAGAGGTGAACTCCTACCGTTCCTACTCGTCTGCGAACAAGGTCTCCGAGCCAAGGCGAGGGACCGAGTTCTCCCATGTCCAAGTCTTGCGAGTGCTGAACCGAGAGGCGTTCTATCGCGGCCAAGGCGTCATTACTCGAAGCGTTGAAAGTGGGGCCTTGGGGGCGCATTGAGCTATTCTTGCTTAAAGCGGTGTTTTTGAGTTATGTTCCTACTACAAGTAGCCTGTCGAGTATTATCCTACAGGACTAATCGTAGCAGGAATAATCCGAAGTGCAGCTCCAAGAGCGTAAGGAGCCAGTAGTACCAAAATCCATTCTTTCGCTTGCTGATCTCCTTGCTTGTTGAAGAGCGCCCAGAGACTACACGGAGGGCATATTACTATTACGAGTACGGCTAAATATATCAGTCCACCTCCTAACCAAGAGGCGGGAAGTGCATATGGTAGACATGAACCAGTAGCAATAATCAATACTGTTCTCGACACCTGGCCTAACCCAAAGAAGAGTCGAACCGCGAGCAATAAGGGAACTACTAGCGGAGCGAATGCCCAAAGGCAAACGACTAGGGACAAGGCTCCTAGCCCTGATGCCCAAAACAAGATCAACTCGATCATAGCTACCAGCGCGCCAGACAGGGCTCGAATGGTGACTGCTTAGGTCCATAACCCTTCGGGAAGCCTGTCCCGTATGCTTCTTCAATCCAATCGCTCCAACGTTGATCCCACCATTGAAATAAGCCAGGGCCGGCTGGGATGCATGGGGTTTGACAGATATCAGAGCGGACTTTTCCGTCAGCGTCTATGTAGTAGCAAGAACGCGTCTCCTTACCGTCTCCAACAATCCCGTTGCCTGGTAGAAACACGAACTCAGTGCGACCGTCTGGATGTATGATCAGGACCATATCCACGTCCATGTCGGGGTGAGTTACATATCCACGTGGCACTTCTGTATCTCGCCAACCGTCGCCAGGCATCCACGGAAAGTCTCCGAATGCAATGACCTTGCCACCAAAACCAGCAGTTACAGTAACCGAGACGGGATCATGCCAAGCTAGCCCGGTACGGTCTTGCCGGCTAAGAGGGTCATTATCGCAATAGAGATACCAATTGCGTCCATCATTGATAGGGTCGCGTGTAAGGAATCTTCCGGTAGAGGAGTCATAGTAGCTGTGCCCCAGAAGCCTCAGGCCCGTAGCATCCTCTTGATAGCCGAATCCGCCCGCATAACCGAAGGGACCGTTCCATGTCCCCGTAGAAGCAATGAGGTTGCCGAAAGCGTCGTACTGCCTGGATGCCGCCACCGTCTGGCCCGTCCCGCTCTGGGCGTCGGCATTCTTGGTGCCCGAATGAAGGAAGGTCGTGGCCGCCCTTCTTCGCTCGGAAACGCCCGGCGCGTAGGTTGCCGCTCCGTCGGAGAGCACTGGATCGGTGACGTAGGCTCCGTCCCGCAGGAAAGAGCGGCCCACCGAGTTTGTGGTCGAGCCCACGCGGGTGTCGAGGCCGTTGTAGACGTTGCTCTGGGAAACGCCAGGCCCGACGATGCTCGTGGCCCGGCCCTTGGTCTTTTTGGGCGGGTCGGGCGCGAGGCACACTTGAAAGCCCGGTGCCCCGATGATTGGGAGCAAGTCCGACATCTTGTCGATGTCGGCGGGCAGCCAATCGTGGGTCGGCTCTTTGTGGCTCATCGCTCACACCTCGTCTTCATCCTAGCATGGAGGAAGCTTCCAATCGGGCACCGATCACCGCGTCAACCAACACGTTCTTGCGATGGCATGATGACTGCGTCCACGCACCCGGCGAGGCCATCGAGAAACAGGCGTCTCGGTGCCATTCATCAGCAGCGCGGCAAGTGTGCTCAGCGCTTCCTGCATTGTCATGGCGGCTTTTACCGGACCCTCTCGGCGGGCCGCCACATGGCCCCCAAAGCCGGTCGGCGGGGGCGGCGCGAGCAAAAAGTGAGCGAAAGGTGAGCGAAAGGTAAGCGAAAGGTTAGCGAAAGGTCGGAGGGGGGCCTCCGCACGGCCGACGAGGACGGCTCTTTGACCAGCGCATCCAGGCCCTTGGAGCGGCCGGGGGGAGCGGCCGTCGTGACCCCGGTCGTCCCCGCCGGCGCCGCCCCGGCTCATCACATCTTGGCCACCTGGCACGCGGCGAGGAGGAACGCCCCCACGCCGTAGGCGTCGGTGTCCGCATACGACACCGAGCGGGGGTCGGCGCCGATCGGCTGCACCCAGGCCAGCCGTCCGTTGGGGTCGACCGCGCGGGTCATGGCGGCGAAGGCGCGGTCGACGGTGGGCTTGAACGCGGCCCGGTCGAGCAGTCCTTCGTTGACCCCCCAGGCCAAGGCGTAGCAGAAGAACCCGGTGCCGCTCGTCTCGGCGGCCGGGTAGGAGGCCGGGTCGAGCAGGCTGCTCCGCCAGTAGCCGTCCTTGGACTGCAGTCCCGCCACGCGGGCGGCCATCGCCTTGAACTGCGCCTCCAGCGGGGGCCGGACGGGGTCGCCCTTGGGGACTTGGCCGAGCACCCGGGCCAGCCCGGCGAGGACCCAGCCGTTGCCCCGCGACCAGAACACCTTCTTGCCGTTGGCCTCGCGGGTCTTGAAGTACCGGCTGTCGCGGAAGTAGAGGTGTTCGACGGGGTCGTAGAGGTAGTCGGACGTCTTCTGCCAGAGCCGGGCGGCCAGGTCGAGGTACTTGCGGTCGCCGGTCTCGCGGGCGAGCATCGCCAGGGTCGGCGGGCCCATGTAGAGGGCGTCGCACCACGCCCACTCGCGGTCGTGGACGGAGTCCTTCCATTCCAGGCTGCCGGTGTGGTCGGCGGCGGCGACATTGTCGCCCATCGCGCGGGCCGCGGCGAGCTCGCGCGGGTCGTGGTCATTGGCGTAGAGCTGCAGGTACGCCTGGCCCACGGCGTGGTCGTCGGCCATGAGCTTTCGCGGGCCGAGCTTCCAGGCGTTGGCCTCGCCGACGGCCCGCACCCAAGACCGGGCCTCCTCGTCGCCGGTGGCGGCGGCATAGTCCAGCACGCCCGAGTAGAGGGGGGCCACCGTCCAGTCGGTGGGCTGGTGCCGCGAGGGGTTGCTCCGCACCCATCGCCAGACCGCCTCCATTGTCCGCGTCGGGTCCGTCGCCGACCAGGGCCCGCGGTCCTCGTCGGCGGCCTGGAGGGTGGCGCGGTAGTCGGTGTAGTGGCGGTACTTCGAGGCGTTCTCCCACATGACGACCGGCCCCTGTCCGGGGCGGTCGCCCCGCACCACGAACGGCCGGACGCTGTCGTGCTTGCTCGCCCCGGTCACCGCGACATGGCTCCAGGTGTCACCGCCGTCGGCGGTGAACCACCGCTCGATCTCGAACCGGCCGCCGACCGGGCGGGAGAGATAGACGAACCGAGGGTCGGCGGGGTCCAGGCAGACGCCGCCCGAATAGTGGGGTTCGAGCTCCTTCGTGCCCGGTGGTGTCTGCGGGAACCACTTGCCTGCGTCCACGATCTTCCGGTCGACCCAACGGCGTCCGTCCCACCAGGCGTAGCGGTAGACGTGGTGGTCCTCGGCGGGCAGCCGGGTGTAGACGATGACGGGGTCCCCCTTCTTCGTGGCGGTGACGTCCCAGATCCACGCCCTGACGTTCTCTGCTTCTCCGTCGTAGACCAGGCCGGCCTGCTTGGGGTCGACGGGGCGCCCGTCGAGGCGGCCCACCACGCGGCCGGCGGCGTCGCGGAACGCCCCGCCCTCGTAGCGCATGTAATAGATCGAGTTCGTGGGTTCGTCGCGGGGGTGGCCGTCGGTGAAGGCGAAGTGGATCCGACGGACGCCGTCACCGGCGACCTTCATGTAGGGACGGACGCCCGGCCCCGTGCCGGGGGATTGGACGAAGACCCGGCCCGGCTCCCACGTCTTGCCCTGGTCGTCGGACCAGCTGAACGTCGGCTTCCAGTCCATGCCGCGCCAAAAGAGGTAGATGCGGCCCTTCTCTGCCGAAAGCGACTGGGGGTTCGGATAGGTGTAGGTCATCCGCGTCGCCTGTCCGTTCAGCTTCAGAGCCCGGGCGGGGCCGAAGCGCAGCGCACCGGCGCCTCCGTCGGACTCCGCCATCCAGATCTCGCGGCCCGCATGCTTGGAATAGAACGCCAGTAGCCGCCCGCCCGACAGGGGAAGGAAGGCGGGGTTGTCGTGGTCGTCCCGCTCAAACTGCCCGGCGAGGAGCAGGTCGGTCCCCTTCTTCGCCACCGGGTCGTAGTCATGGACGGTGACGTCACCGTCGGAGGCGACGCTCCCGGCGACGATCCGCCCGCGGAACCAGACCGCCCGTGGGTCGGCGAACCAGCACCATCCCCCGTCGCGGGCCACGACGTGGTCGTGTCCGAAGGGGGCCATGGCGAGGACTAGCGCGGCGAACATGGGTAGAGTCTATCCACGTCCGGCCTCTGGCCGGACGACCCGTCACCTTTCTCCCTCCCGCACGAAGGTCCCGGCGCACCGTCCGGCAGTCCCTGCGACCTTTGGTGGCCATGGGTAACAAGCGGTCATGGCTCCCCAGAGAAGAAACCGCCGACCAAGGGCGTTCACGCTCATCGAGCTCTTGGTCGTGGTCGCGATCATCGCGGTCCTTGCCGCCATCCTGTTCCCCGTGTTTGCCCAGGCCAAAGCGACCGCCAAGAAGGCGGTGTGCCTTTCCAACCTCAAGCAGATCGGCCTTGCGATCGCGATGTACCGCCCCGACTACGACGACTACAACCCGCGGTACCGCTTCTGCCCGGACCTTCCCGGCAACGAACTGTGCACGTATCTCACCAACCCGGTGCAATGGACCGGGCCGCAGGAGATCTGGTGGGCACCCTACGACAACTCGGTGGAGCCCGACTGGCCCGGACCCTACTACCACTGGAAGGGCGGGTTTCTCCAGCCTTACGTCAAGAACTTCCAGATCTTTAAGGACCCGTCGGACACGGTCTGGCAAGTCGGCTACGCCATGAGCTACGTCACCGAGGGGCCCATGGGCCGCAGCGCCAGCGAGGTCGCCAACCCCGTCGTGCTCCAGGTGTGGGACCACCGCCGCACGCCGGGTTGCGCCGACACTCGGACGGGCCACGCCGGACCCCCGTGGACGCCTTTCCCGCCCGAGGCCGACACCAAGCACACCCACTACCCCGACCGCCACACCGGGGGCTTCAACCCCCTGAGCCACGACGGCAGCGTGCGCTGGCGTAACGTCAAGAGTCTGAAGGTCTCGGATTTCATCGCCACCAGCGCGCCCTGACGGAATGGCGCAGGGTGGCCCCGGGAGGTGCCTACGCCCCTCCCGGGTAGGTCACGGTCGAGCCCACCCGGACTGGCGGGACGTCCAGGTATCCGGCGTCCTTTAACCCGGGCCAATACTCGTTGTTGCGGGTGTCCCGGTCCTTTGCCAACGGGCCGGCGCTGACGCACGTGGCCTTCCAACGCAGTCCACGACCCTGGATGTCCTTGGCCAGCGTTTCGTGGACCTCCGTCCGTCCCTTCGTGCGGATGTTGAACGTGAGGTCGTTGCTGAAGTCGCCGGGCTTGAGGGGCTTCAGGGCCGGCACGCGCACGCTGACCGACTCCGTGCCCGGGAGCACCAGGAACGAGGCTTTCGTCACCGACTTCCCCGGGACGCCGAAAAGGTATCCCGTCAAGACGCCCATGTCCTTGAAGTCCGTGTCGAAGCCGGTCTCCTTTGTGGCGAGGAGACGCGCCGGCTTGCCGAGCTTGATCTGGTAGAGCTCGGCCCGGACCTTAGCGGGCAAGACGTCGGGGACCCGGAACTGCCAGGTGCGAAACAGCTTGCCGGTCGGATGCTTGTTCAGTCCGTTGTGGTGGACACGGGCGAACTCGTAGGCCGGTCGACGGCCGACGTCCTTGACGCCCTCGACCTCGCCGATGACACCCATGTAGTAGCCGGCGACATAGAGGTCGACATAGTGGTCGGGCGTGCTCCCGGTCAGCACGACGTCGACCCGGACGTGTCCGCGGCCGCCGTATGGGTCGTCCACCCGCGTGGTCGTCAACGACTTGATTTGGATGTCAGATTTCTTGGATTCGATCCGGGGCTCTTTGCCGAGTGCGAGCCCCGCGGGCCTTTCCCACTTGCCGAAGACACCTAGCTCGGCTCCGACCGGAGGCAAGGCCAGAGTCCCGGTCGGGGGCTGGTTCGGCTGGAAAAGGCCACCGTCCTGGCTTACGGATATGGCTAAGGCGAGGGCAGAAACAATAACAGACATGCCCCTATCATATCAGGGTCATCGGCGAGGCGCCAAAAGATTCGTGCCGACCTCACCAAGTCATCCGGCAGTCCGCGCCCAGACCGGGAGCCGCCAACGGTTCGGCGGCGCGGGGACCGACAGATCGGGCTCGGGCATGCGGCGGTCGTCGACGTAGGGCGTGAGTCGGTGGCGGCCGTCACGCGAGAGCACGGCCAAGGGCCGGGAGAGCACCCGTTGTCGCTGGGCCCGGTCCAGCGGGAGGGTGACGGTGACCGTTTGGACGTGACCGGGCTGCCCGCCGCGCACGGTGACCTCCAAACCCTTGGCGGCGACGCGCACGGTCAGGCCGACTTCCATCGTCTTGGCGGTCGCGGCCCGGAACGCCTCGCCGAGCGCCTTGGTGGCTTTGCCCGCCCCGAGGTCTGTCCCGTCGACGACGACGGCCTGACGCCGGTCGACGAGGACCTTGACCATCGACCGGTCCTCCACACCAAGGCCGAGGCCCGCGACCCCCGTGTCCGGCGTGTTCTGGAAACCGACCAGGCACCCGACGGTCGGCTCAGGGACACCCCGCCGGACCGGCCCGACGAGCGAGGACTGCGGGTGCAGCGGGTAGTCCATGACCAAGGGGTCGTACACCGGGGTCTGGCCGGGCGGGAAGTTCAGGTTGGTCTGCGAGAAGGGGCCCGACTGCGGCCAGCCATAGGATATCAACGTGTCCCCGTCCTGCTCCCAGCCCCAGTCGACGTAGTGGAACGACGAACGGCGGGCCCGGACCCACGCGTCGAAGTCCGCGTCGAGTCTCGCCATGCCGAACAACCGCTCGAACAGGCGGGCTGACGGCCCTTGCCAGGCCTCGCCCGGCTTGAGCTTAGAAATCTCGTCGCGCCAGGTCCGGAAGCGGGTGAGCCGCTCGCGGTCGCTCGTAAAGAACGTGTAGATGAGGAAGCTGCGGGCCCGCGACTTGGGCTGCTCGCCCAGGAGTTGGGACAGCTTGAACGGGGTGCGGGCGAAATCCTCCAGGCCGTCGTCGTACCAGTTGGCGATCGTCGGCTTGTCGGTGACGCCCATTGTCAGACGCCGGGCCGACTCGTCCCAGACGTGGCTGGACAGCCCGTCGGCGACCCCTTCGAAGTACCACGCCGGCGTGTTGCCGACCGTCCCGTTCAGGCACATCTGGTAGAGATGGACGGCCTCGTGGAGCATGATCGCCCGCTGGTGGTATTGCAGCGAACCGCTGGGATAGACGAAGGCCGCCTTGACGCCCTCGAACGTGATCCCGCCTCCGTGGAAGCTCCAATTGATCCCGTCGCCGAGCAGCACCTTGCGGAGCGAGTCGGCGCTGGCGGCGTAGACCACCGCCATCCGCGTCGTCTCGTTGCCCGGCATTTCGCGCCCGAAGGCCTCCCTGTAGTGGGGGTACGCCAACTCCAGGAGGGTGACGAGGTGGCGGGCCCGCGCCGCGTCATAGTCGGTCTGCAGCGCGTAGTGCCGGCTGACGTACCACTTGAACCCCGGCGAGTTCTTCAGCCGGTCCCCCGAGAAGGTCTTGGGGACCTCCTGCCCCACGTCCCGGACCGTGACCGACCTGAGGGTGGACGTGCGGCCCGAGACGACCAGTTCCACCGGCGTCGCGAGGGGCGGCGGGACGTCGCGGCCGACGGCGGGGGCCGCCCCCGACAGCAGGGCCAGCAAGGCGAGGCACGTCTTCATGGTCAGGGGGTCCGGGCGGCTGGCGACGGCCGCACCGCCCCATTCTATCCCGGAGCCGCCCCGACGGCCAGACGCCCATGGCCCCGGCCGATGTCGGCAATAATCAGACCCGATGGCCGAGAACAAGGACGCCGAAGCCCCCGGTAACCGCACCCTCTCCAGTGCCAAGCGCGCCAAGCAGGACGAGTTCTACACCCAGCTCCCCGACATCGCCAACGAACTCAAGCACTACACCAAACACCTCAAAAACAAAGTCGTCCTCTGCAACTGCGACGACCCCTACGAGTCCAACTTCTTCCGGTACTTCGCCCTCAACTTCCGCGCCCTCGGCCTCAAAAAGCTCGTCTGCGCCAGCTACGCCGGATCGCCCGTCGTCGGCGGCCAGCTCCCCCTCTTCGAGATCGAGGGCCTGAAGGAACAGAGGAACAAGGAGCCCTACCTCGTCGAGATCGTCGAGGTCCCCGACCTGAACCAGGACGGCTCGGTGGACCTCGTGGACGTCGGCCTGCTCCTGAAACAGCGCAAGAACGTCGCCCGCCCGCTCCAGGGCGACGGGACCTACCCCGGCGGCGACTTCCGCAGCCAGGCGTGCGTCGCGGCGCTGAAGGAGGCGGACGTCGTCGTCACCAACCCGCCCTTCTCCCTCTTCCGCGAGTACATCGCCCAGCTCGTCGAGCACGACAAGAAGTTCCTCATCATCGGCTCGAAGAACGCGATCACCTACAAGGAGGTTTTCAAACTCATCAAGGAGAACAAGGTCTGGCTAGGGACCGGCTTCGCCAACGGCAACGCGTTCTTCCGCATCCCCGAGGCGAACGTCCGCGAGTTCGCCTCGGGCGTCTACGACCAGAGCACCGGCCTCGTCAAGTTCCGCAACGTCGGCTGGTTCACGAACATGGACAACCCGAAGCGGCACGAGACGATCCCGCTCTTCCGGAAGTACACCGCCGCCGAATACCCGAAGTACGACAACTACGACGCGATCAATGTGAACAAGGTCGCCGACATCCCCGTGGACTACGACGGGGCGATGGGGGTGCCGATCACCTTCTTCGACAAGTACAACCCCGACCAGTTCGCCATCCTTGACGCGAACGATCTCCGGAAGAAGAAGACTACGGCCCCTTTCAAGGAGCACGGGCTCATCAAGGACAAGGACAGCGCGATCAAGGGCAAGCCGACGTACGTCCGCGTGGTCATCAGGCGCAAGTGAGCCCCCGCCGCGCCGCGGCGGTCGGGGAATCTGCGACCCAGGTCTGGCCCGCCGCCTCGCCGCTCGAGGAATTTGCCGCGCCGGTCGAGACCGCCGCCTCGCCGGTCGGGGAATCTGCGACGCCGGTCGGGGCCGCCGCCGCTCCGGTCGAAGCATCCATGGCTCCGGTCGGGGCCGCCGCCGCACGGGTCGCGGCATTCATCGCGCCGGTCGGGGGATTCGTCGCGCAAGGTCGGACAATTCAGGTAGAAACACGACACCATGGCCGACTTCTTGAACCTGACCGAGACCGAGTTGATCTCGTTCGCCCAGAACTTCGCGGTGAAGCTGGCCGTGCACGAGCCGGTGCTGACGACCGTCGCCGCCGCCGACGTGACCCAGGCCAACACGAACTCGACGACCCTCGCCGCCGCGGTCAACACGGTGAACAACATCCGCGAGGACGCCCAAGAGTACACGAACGTCAAGAACATCATGCTCTACGCCCCGCTGGGGACGGCGGTGCCGACCGCGCCGTCGGCGACGGCCTGGGCCGACTTCCCCGTCGGGGCCATCGCGGGGATCGTCCCCTGGTACCGGCAGATCGCGGCGCGGATCAAGACGGACCCGGGCTACACCGTCGCGATCGGCCAGGACCTGGGGATCGTGAGCACGGGGGCCGCGCCGGGGGTCACCCCGCCGGTGCTGACGGGGACGGCCCTGACCGGCTACAACGTCGAGGTCGGCTGGAACCGGGGCGGCCACGCGGGCGTCCGGGTGCGCTCGCAGCGCGCGGCCGAGGCGACGTGGACGGAGATCGGGACGGACATGACCCCGCCCTTCGTGGACAACCGCGCGGCGCTGGTCGCGGGCGAGCCCGAGGAGCGGCGCTACCAGGCGGCGTATGTGGACGCCGACGTGGTGACGACCGACTGGTCGGCGACGCTGACGGTGATCGCGCATAGTTAGGGGGGAAGGTTATATGTCACTACCGACCAACTACATGGCGGGCGGGACCGGGAACGTCTCGAAGATTCTTGCAAAGATTGTCGAAGGAGCCCCTCCCGCCAAGTTTACGCAGGCTCACCTTAAGGGCATCGGCTTCAAAGCAAGCGGTGATCGGGCAATTCTGCCCGTTCTGAAGGCCATTGGCTTCCTGACCTCCGAAGGAGCGCCGACCCAGCGCTATCACGATTATCGAGACAAATCCAAATCGAAGCAAGTTCTCGGGGCCGCGCTGCGGGAGGCGTACGCGAGCCTGTTCCAGATCAATGAAAATTTATCGGAGTCTGATCGAACGGCGATAGAAGGCAAGTTTACATCTGAAGGCGGACTGGATGAATCGAAGTCAAAACTCGCTGCCGCCACGTTCCTGGCCTTCTGGAAGCTTGCGGATCATTCGGCGAAGGCGGGAACAATCCCGACCGAGCAAGAGGATGTCGAAGAGCTTGCAATAGGAGAGAAGGGAACGCCTGGAGGACGCAAATTTTCGACTGGCCTGCATTACAACATTGAAA carries:
- a CDS encoding recombinase family protein, yielding GGHGVLGCRPEDQRGNPGKRALRLIEEEAESIRLVIAMRDQGMTLQKFAGELNAQGFRTKAGAEFSHVQVWRVLNREAFYRGQGVITRSVEGGASGAHSAILLASSDKKNHCPI
- a CDS encoding RHS repeat-associated core domain-containing protein, whose translation is MSHKEPTHDWLPADIDKMSDLLPIIGAPGFQVCLAPDPPKKTKGRATSIVGPGVSQSNVYNGLDTRVGSTTNSVGRSFLRDGAYVTDPVLSDGAATYAPGVSERRRAATTFLHSGTKNADAQSGTGQTVAASRQYDAFGNLIASTGTWNGPFGYAGGFGYQEDATGLRLLGHSYYDSSTGRFLTRDPINDGRNWYLYCDNDPLSRQDRTGLAWHDPVSVTVTAGFGGKVIAFGDFPWMPGDGWRDTEVPRGYVTHPDMDVDMVLIIHPDGRTEFVFLPGNGIVGDGKETRSCYYIDADGKVRSDICQTPCIPAGPGLFQWWDQRWSDWIEEAYGTGFPKGYGPKQSPFEPCLARW
- a CDS encoding glycoside hydrolase family 88 protein encodes the protein MFAALVLAMAPFGHDHVVARDGGWCWFADPRAVWFRGRIVAGSVASDGDVTVHDYDPVAKKGTDLLLAGQFERDDHDNPAFLPLSGGRLLAFYSKHAGREIWMAESDGGAGALRFGPARALKLNGQATRMTYTYPNPQSLSAEKGRIYLFWRGMDWKPTFSWSDDQGKTWEPGRVFVQSPGTGPGVRPYMKVAGDGVRRIHFAFTDGHPRDEPTNSIYYMRYEGGAFRDAAGRVVGRLDGRPVDPKQAGLVYDGEAENVRAWIWDVTATKKGDPVIVYTRLPAEDHHVYRYAWWDGRRWVDRKIVDAGKWFPQTPPGTKELEPHYSGGVCLDPADPRFVYLSRPVGGRFEIERWFTADGGDTWSHVAVTGASKHDSVRPFVVRGDRPGQGPVVMWENASKYRHYTDYRATLQAADEDRGPWSATDPTRTMEAVWRWVRSNPSRHQPTDWTVAPLYSGVLDYAAATGDEEARSWVRAVGEANAWKLGPRKLMADDHAVGQAYLQLYANDHDPRELAAARAMGDNVAAADHTGSLEWKDSVHDREWAWCDALYMGPPTLAMLARETGDRKYLDLAARLWQKTSDYLYDPVEHLYFRDSRYFKTREANGKKVFWSRGNGWVLAGLARVLGQVPKGDPVRPPLEAQFKAMAARVAGLQSKDGYWRSSLLDPASYPAAETSGTGFFCYALAWGVNEGLLDRAAFKPTVDRAFAAMTRAVDPNGRLAWVQPIGADPRSVSYADTDAYGVGAFLLAACQVAKM
- a CDS encoding type II secretion system protein; this encodes MAPQRRNRRPRAFTLIELLVVVAIIAVLAAILFPVFAQAKATAKKAVCLSNLKQIGLAIAMYRPDYDDYNPRYRFCPDLPGNELCTYLTNPVQWTGPQEIWWAPYDNSVEPDWPGPYYHWKGGFLQPYVKNFQIFKDPSDTVWQVGYAMSYVTEGPMGRSASEVANPVVLQVWDHRRTPGCADTRTGHAGPPWTPFPPEADTKHTHYPDRHTGGFNPLSHDGSVRWRNVKSLKVSDFIATSAP
- a CDS encoding adenine-specific methyltransferase EcoRI family protein; its protein translation is MAENKDAEAPGNRTLSSAKRAKQDEFYTQLPDIANELKHYTKHLKNKVVLCNCDDPYESNFFRYFALNFRALGLKKLVCASYAGSPVVGGQLPLFEIEGLKEQRNKEPYLVEIVEVPDLNQDGSVDLVDVGLLLKQRKNVARPLQGDGTYPGGDFRSQACVAALKEADVVVTNPPFSLFREYIAQLVEHDKKFLIIGSKNAITYKEVFKLIKENKVWLGTGFANGNAFFRIPEANVREFASGVYDQSTGLVKFRNVGWFTNMDNPKRHETIPLFRKYTAAEYPKYDNYDAINVNKVADIPVDYDGAMGVPITFFDKYNPDQFAILDANDLRKKKTTAPFKEHGLIKDKDSAIKGKPTYVRVVIRRK
- a CDS encoding DUF5343 domain-containing protein is translated as MSLPTNYMAGGTGNVSKILAKIVEGAPPAKFTQAHLKGIGFKASGDRAILPVLKAIGFLTSEGAPTQRYHDYRDKSKSKQVLGAALREAYASLFQINENLSESDRTAIEGKFTSEGGLDESKSKLAAATFLAFWKLADHSAKAGTIPTEQEDVEELAIGEKGTPGGRKFSTGLHYNIEIHLPATKDIEVFNAIFRALRENLLEE